The DNA window GCCGTGGTAGTAGACGTACGTCGAGAACGGGTTGGGCAGCGCGCCGAGCGCCTTGATGCGGCGAATCAGATCCGGGTTGACGATCGTGCAGTGCTCCAGCCGGTAGCGCGGGTCGCGGCGCGGCATCTCGCGCTGCAGACGCTCGTACACCCGCACCGTCATGTCAATCGCCACGTCGCCGTTGACGTGCACGGCGACCTGCCAGTCGTTCTCGTGCGCTTTGCGCGCCTGCGCGTACAACTCGTCCTCCGTGATGACGAGGATGCCGAAGTCGTCGGGACGGCCGACGTACGACCGCGAGATGGCGGCGGTGCGCTCGGAGAGCGAGCCGTCGCAGAACGTCTTCATCGGGCCGACGCGCACCCATTCGTTGCCGTAACCGGTACGCAGCCCGGCGGCGATCATCGCGTCGAGAAACGGGAAGCGGATGAAGCAGTTGATGCGCGTCAGCAGTTCGCCCGCCTCGTGCGCGTCCCAGTAACCGCGCAGGTCGTCCGGCGTGCCGCCCGCGTCCCCGATCGACGTGATGCCGGCGCGCGCCAGCATTTCGGAGATTTTCTTCGCGCCTGCGCGGTAGTCGGCGCGCGTCAGTGTGTCCGGTATCTTCGCGCGGAACGTGTCGCGTGCTAGTTCCGCCAACTTGCCGTTCAGCCGCCCGGCGTGGTCGCGATACATGTGCCCACCGAACGGGTCCGGCGTGTCTTCGGTGACGCCAGCCGTCTGGTATGCCAGTGAGTTGACATACGAGGTGTGGCCGCCGCGGTGCGTGATCATCACCGGATGGTTCGGCGCGGCGAGGTCGAGGTCTTCGCGCGTGAGCGGCCGCCCCTCGGCCGTCTTGGTGTCGTCGTACTTGAAGCCGAGCACCCACTCGCCGGGCGGCGTCTGCGCGGCGCGCTCGCGCACGGCGTCCATGATCTCCTCGATGGAACGCAAGTCGGCGTCGATCTCGCGCAGGTGGCGGCGGCCCGCCGCGCCCGGGTGTGCGTGCGCGTCAATCAGTCCCGGCACGATCGTGTGGCCGCCGATGTCGACGAGCCGGGTGCCTGCGCTTGCCAGCGGTTTGATCGCATCATCGCTGCCGACGGCGAGGAAGCGATCGCCCATGATCGCGATGGCCTGCGCGCGCGGCTGCGCCGCGTCGCTCGTGATGACGTTTGCGTTGTGCAAAACCAGATCGACTCGCATGAGCATGCCTCCGTGGGGGTTTGTGCGCTATTATAGCACCGCGACCGCCGACCGGATCCGCGCTTGCCATCGGCTCCGGAACAGCGTAAAGTGAACTTGAACGGGGACACCGAATCGCAGCGGAGGCAACGATGGCAGAGAACGGTTTTAACATTGATGCGTACGCGCCGGCCGAGATGGCCCAGCGGGTCGAGACCGTCGGCGTCAAGAAGGCCGAGATGAACGCGTGGACGATGCTGGCGCTCGCCGTGCTGGCCGGCGCGTTCATCGCGCTCGGCGCGAACTTCGCGACGCTCGTCTGGGCCGACAACGGCCTGCCGTACAGCCTGTCGCGGCTGGTCGGCGGGCTCGTATTCACGC is part of the Chloroflexota bacterium genome and encodes:
- a CDS encoding amidohydrolase, producing the protein MRVDLVLHNANVITSDAAQPRAQAIAIMGDRFLAVGSDDAIKPLASAGTRLVDIGGHTIVPGLIDAHAHPGAAGRRHLREIDADLRSIEEIMDAVRERAAQTPPGEWVLGFKYDDTKTAEGRPLTREDLDLAAPNHPVMITHRGGHTSYVNSLAYQTAGVTEDTPDPFGGHMYRDHAGRLNGKLAELARDTFRAKIPDTLTRADYRAGAKKISEMLARAGITSIGDAGGTPDDLRGYWDAHEAGELLTRINCFIRFPFLDAMIAAGLRTGYGNEWVRVGPMKTFCDGSLSERTAAISRSYVGRPDDFGILVITEDELYAQARKAHENDWQVAVHVNGDVAIDMTVRVYERLQREMPRRDPRYRLEHCTIVNPDLIRRIKALGALPNPFSTYVYYHGDKMHEYGAERLEQMFAVKSFLDAGVMVTQTSDYPPGPFEPMMAFQSQVTRTDFRGTLWGPSQRITVEEAIRVATLHGAYASYEEHLKGSIEAGKLADLVVLGQDPTVIDPFQLINVPIERTMVGGRWVYEA